A region of Allocoleopsis franciscana PCC 7113 DNA encodes the following proteins:
- the ureG gene encoding urease accessory protein UreG: MSAFRVGIAGPVGSGKTALLDVLCKALRTSNQIAVVTNDIYTQEDAQFLVRSQALERDRILGVETGGCPHTAIREDASMNLAAIEQLEQRFTNLDLVFLESGGDNLAATFSPELVDLTLYVIDVAAGDKIPRKGGPGITKSDLLVINKIDLAPMVGADLGVMERDAKKMRGNKPFVFTNLKTQEGLPAVIDFIKLHIG; this comes from the coding sequence ATGAGTGCTTTTCGCGTCGGCATTGCTGGCCCTGTGGGTTCGGGGAAAACGGCTCTACTCGATGTGCTGTGTAAGGCGCTGCGGACATCCAATCAAATCGCCGTGGTCACCAATGATATCTATACTCAAGAAGATGCTCAGTTTTTGGTGCGAAGTCAGGCATTAGAGCGCGATCGCATCCTTGGTGTTGAAACCGGCGGTTGTCCCCATACTGCCATCCGTGAGGATGCCTCCATGAATCTAGCCGCCATTGAACAACTAGAACAACGCTTCACGAATCTAGACTTGGTGTTCTTAGAAAGTGGCGGCGATAACTTAGCGGCGACGTTCAGTCCAGAATTGGTGGATTTAACCCTCTACGTGATTGATGTTGCAGCGGGAGATAAAATTCCCCGTAAAGGTGGCCCAGGAATTACCAAATCAGACTTACTTGTAATTAATAAAATTGATTTGGCTCCGATGGTGGGTGCAGACTTGGGTGTCATGGAACGCGATGCCAAAAAGATGCGCGGCAACAAACCCTTTGTTTTTACCAATTTGAAGACTCAAGAAGGACTCCCAGCCGTGATTGATTTTATTAAGTTGCATATAGGCTAG
- a CDS encoding chemotaxis protein CheW encodes MQNDPTSDKFIVFRIADCLLALPMNNVLKVINSPSINSGGLRAMGLIQLGRHTIRVLDLYHQLSPKQPLPSSGNQPFLVITRSPQGELLGISVDEPPNLMELPRDSLRSVPQSERQSGVRKLISHAAVISQKQATTTIFLLDLKHAGE; translated from the coding sequence ATGCAAAACGATCCAACCAGCGACAAATTTATTGTTTTTAGAATTGCGGATTGTCTCTTAGCGCTGCCGATGAACAATGTGCTGAAGGTTATCAATTCTCCTTCTATCAATAGTGGCGGACTTAGAGCAATGGGTTTAATTCAGCTAGGTCGCCATACCATTAGGGTTTTGGATTTGTATCACCAATTAAGCCCAAAGCAGCCATTGCCGTCATCTGGAAACCAACCTTTTTTAGTGATTACTCGTAGTCCTCAGGGAGAACTGTTGGGAATTTCGGTCGATGAACCCCCCAATTTGATGGAATTACCCAGAGACAGTCTGCGGAGTGTTCCTCAGTCTGAGCGTCAATCGGGTGTCAGAAAGCTGATTAGCCATGCCGCCGTTATATCCCAAAAACAAGCCACAACCACAATTTTTTTGCTGGATTTGAAACACGCTGGAGAATAG